One genomic region from Sphingomicrobium aestuariivivum encodes:
- a CDS encoding ketopantoate reductase family protein, with protein sequence MSNKKFVAIIGAGSVGCWLGGRLRAAGHEVAILREKSRIQRDNEIIVLEEGEEEERVELPVWEALEPKPDIILLAVKAMFLPQVAPLLAANMKEDTLVLPLQNGVPFWFAGDETVIDVDPVGSVRTAVGQANIIGTVVHASVSRKGDWITVGKADKLLLGEPSGSHSARVAELVQLFRDAGVPSAQSDNIRNDIWYKLWGNLTINPLSALTRQTVDRLLDDEDVLSFIRRGMEECAAIGEAIGCSISDSIDDRLDVTRTLGVFKPSMLQDLEAGRPLEYKALVAAPRAIAREHGIETPAIDALLGMIRQLDGGLV encoded by the coding sequence ATGAGTAACAAGAAGTTCGTGGCAATCATCGGCGCCGGTTCGGTCGGCTGTTGGCTCGGCGGGCGCCTGCGCGCCGCGGGCCACGAGGTCGCCATCCTGCGCGAGAAGTCGCGTATCCAGCGCGACAACGAGATCATCGTCCTCGAGGAGGGCGAGGAAGAAGAACGCGTCGAGCTGCCGGTATGGGAGGCGCTCGAGCCCAAGCCCGACATCATCCTCCTCGCGGTAAAAGCGATGTTCCTGCCGCAGGTGGCGCCGCTCTTGGCCGCCAACATGAAGGAGGACACGCTCGTCCTGCCCCTGCAGAACGGCGTCCCCTTCTGGTTCGCGGGCGACGAGACGGTGATCGATGTCGATCCCGTCGGCTCGGTCCGTACCGCGGTCGGCCAAGCCAATATCATCGGCACCGTCGTCCACGCCTCGGTCAGCCGCAAGGGCGACTGGATCACTGTGGGCAAGGCCGACAAGCTCTTGCTCGGCGAACCCTCGGGCTCGCACAGCGCGCGCGTCGCCGAGCTGGTACAGCTGTTCCGCGACGCCGGCGTGCCGAGCGCACAGTCGGACAATATCCGCAACGACATCTGGTACAAATTGTGGGGCAATCTCACGATCAACCCCTTGTCCGCGCTGACCCGCCAGACGGTCGACCGGCTGCTCGACGACGAGGACGTGCTGTCCTTCATCCGTCGCGGCATGGAGGAATGCGCGGCGATCGGCGAGGCGATCGGTTGTTCGATCAGCGACAGCATCGACGACCGGCTCGACGTCACCCGCACGCTGGGGGTGTTCAAACCCTCGATGCTACAGGACCTCGAGGCGGGCCGCCCGCTCGAATATAAGGCGCTGGTGGCCGCGCCCCGCGCCATCGCGCGCGAGCATGGCATCGAGACCCCCGCCATCGACGCGCTGCTCGGGATGATCCGCCAGCTCG